The following proteins are encoded in a genomic region of Odontesthes bonariensis isolate fOdoBon6 chromosome 19, fOdoBon6.hap1, whole genome shotgun sequence:
- the slc12a6 gene encoding solute carrier family 12 member 6 isoform X5: MELCQDVYLPLTLPFTAMCIDGYHKCETGGSYFMISRSLGPEFGGAVGLCFYLGTTFAGAMYILGAIEIFLLYIVPEAAIFTDGGAAMLNNMRVYGSICLLLMSLLVFVGVKYVNKLASIFLACVIVSIVSIYAGGLVSAFHKPHFPVCMLGNRTINSHSVDNQCQKTFLQAIKETEERFEGNVTVNYENGTVEPTIIPTFAPAALEKPTSLWVAFCHSKELNATCDAYFTANNFTEIHGIPGLASGIISENLWSSYLSKGDVLEKGSLNSSQVAQPVPGDNPYVFADIATSFTLLVGIFFPSVTGIMAGSNRSGDLKDAQRSIPIGTILAILTTSLIYLSSVVLFGACIEGVVLRDKFGDSVKGNLVVGTLAWPTPWVIVIGSFFSTCGAGLQSLTGAPRLLQAIAKDNIIPFLRVFGHGKANGEPTWALLLTALIAELGILIASLDLVAPILTMFFLMCYLFVNLACALQTLLRTPNWRPRFSYYHWTLSFLGMTICLALMFISSWYYAIVAMVIAGMIYKYIEYHGAEKEWGDGIRGLSLSAARYALLRLEEGPPHTKNWRPQVLVLLKLDEDAHVKSPRLLTFASQLKAGKGLTIVGTVVSGNFLQSYGEALAAEQTLKHLMDKERVKGFCQCIVAQKSREGISHMIQSSGLGGMKPNTVVMGWPHAWRQSEDPQSWKTFINTVRVTTAAHLALLVPKNISLFPSNSEPCTEGYIDVWWIVHDGGMLMLLPFLLRQHKVWRKCNMRIFTVAQMEDNSIQMKKDLATFLYHLRIEADVEVVEMHDSDISAYTYERTLMMEQRSQMLRQMRLSKSDREKEGNPGSSSSRPEAGGAARTQVYLSPRFGSSGVHPSNTVKGDRGRQAQLVKDRNSMLRLTSIGSDDDDDTDGGERDRAVSSGGSTEHHRRVQMTWTKEKTSQYRATHSGCSTPEGFRDMLSIRPDHSNVRRMHTAVKLNEVIVNKSHDARLVLLNMPGPPRNTEGDENYMEFLEVLTEGLERVLLVRGGGSEVITIYS, translated from the exons GATGTTTATCTGCCATTGACCTTACCTTTCACAGCAATGTGTATAGATGGATATCACAAATGTGAAA CGGGAGGCTCCTACTTCATGATCAGTCGCTCTCTGGGCCCAGAGTTTGGGGGAGCAGTGGGTCTTTGTTTCTACTTGGGAACCACCTTCGCTGGAGCCATGTACATCCTGGGAGCCATTGAGATCTTTTTG CTGTACATCGTCCCTGAAGCGGCCATTTTCACAGACGGCGGGGCGGCCATGTTGAACAACATGAGGGTGTACGGCAGCATCTGTCTCCTCCTGATGTCCTTGCTGGTCTTTGTGGGCGTGAAGTACGTGAACAAGCTGGCATCCATCTTCTTGGCCTGCGTCATCGTCTCCATCGTTTCCATCTACGCTGGCGGGCTGGTCTCTGCCTTCCACAAGCCGCATTTTCC TGTGTGTATGCTGGGAAATAGAACTATCAACAGCCATAGTGTTGATAACCAGTGTCAGAAAACGTTTCTGCAGGCCATCAAAGAAACAGAAGAGAGATTTGAGGGCAATGTCACGGTGAACTACG AAAACGGCACAGTGGAGCCCACCATTATCCCAACCTTCGCCCCCGCCGCGCTGGAGAAGCCCACCTCGCTTTGGGTGGCTTTCTGCCACTCCAAAGAACTCAACGCCACCTGCGACGCATACTTCACCGCCAACAATTTCACTGAGATTCACGGGATCCCTGGTCTGGCCAGTGGGATAATTTCAG AGAATCTGTGGAGCTCCTATCTCAGCAAAGGGGACGTGCTGGAGAAAGGCTCCCTCAACTCCTCTCAGGTGGCACAGCCGGTGCCCGGTGATAACCCGTACGTGTTTGCTGACATCGCCACCTCCTTCACACTGCTGGTGGGCATCTTCTTCCCCTCTGTAACAG GAATAATGGCCGGCTCCAACAGGTCGGGAGATTTAAAAGACGCTCAGCGCTCCATCCCCATCGGAACCATCCTCGCCATCCTCACCACCTCCCTCATCT ACCTGAGCAGCGTTGTGTTGTTTGGTGCCTGCATCGAAGGGGTTGTCCTCAGAGACAA GTTTGGAGATTCAGTGAAAGGCAACCTCGTGGTTGGGACACTGGCTTGGCCTACTCCCTGGGTCATTGTGATCGGCTCCTTCTTCTCAACATGCGGTGCAGGCCTGCAGTCGCTGACCGGTGCGCCCCGTCTCCTGCAGGCCATCGCCAAGGACAACATCATCCCCTTCCTCCGG GTGTTTGGCCACGGGAAGGCTAACGGGGAACCCACCTGGGCTCTGCTGCTAACTGCGCTGATAGCCGAACTTGGGATTCTCATCGCCTCTCTGGACTTGGTGGCTCCCATTCTTACAAT GTTCTTCCTGATGTGCTACTTGTTCGTGAACCTGGCCTGCGCCCTCCAGACCCTCCTCAGGACACCCAACTGGAGGCCACGCTTTTCTTACTACCACTG GACTCTGTCATTTTTGGGAATGACCATCTGCCTGGCACTAATGTTCATATCCTCTTGGTACTACGCAATCGTTGCCATGGTGATTGCCGGCATGATCTACAAATACATTGAGTATCACGG AGCAGAGAAGGAGTGGGGGGATGGGATCCGTGGTTTATCACTCAGCGCTGCTCGTTATGCCCTCCTGAGATTGGAGGAGGGACCTCCGCACACCAAAAACTGGAG ACCCCAGGTGTTAGTGTTACTAAAACTGGACGAAGACGCTCACGTCAAGTCTCCGCGCCTGCTGACATTCGCCAGCCAGCTGAAGGCGGGGAAGGGTCTGACCATCGTTGGCACCGTCGTCTCTGGCAACTTCCTGCAGAGCTACGGAGAGGCTCTAGCTGCTGAGCAG ACCCTAAAGCACCTGATGGATAAGGAGCGCGTGAAGGGCTTCTGTCAATGCATAGTCGCTCAGAAGTCGCGGGAGGGTATCAGCCACATGATCCAGTCCAGCGGACTGGGAGGAATGAAGCCCAACACCGTAGTGATGGGCTGGCCTCACGCCTGGAGGCAAAGCGAGGACCCGCAGTCCTGGAAGACTTTCATCA ACACAGTGCGGGTGACCACTGCAGCCCATTTGGCCTTGCTGGTCCCCAAGAACATCTCTCTGTTCCCCAGCAACAGTGAGCCCTGCACAGAGGGCTACATCGACGTCTGGTGGATCGTCCACGACGGTGGgatgctgatgctgctgcctTTCCTCTTGCGTCAACACAAG GTGTGGCGTAAATGCAATATGCGAATTTTCACGGTGGCACAGATGGAGGATAATTCCATTCAAATGAAGAAGGATCTGGCAACGTTTCTTTATCATCTACGCATTGAGGCCGACGTGGAAGTAGTTGAGATG CATGACAGCGATATCAGCGCGTACACCTATGAAAGGACTctgatgatggagcagaggTCTCAGATGCTCAGACAGATGCGGCTTTCTAAATCCGATCGGGAGAAAGAG GGAAACCctggtagcagcagcagtagGCCAGAGGCAGGTGGAGCTGCAAGAACTCAG GTGTATCTCTCCCCCAGGTTCGGGAGTAGCGGAGTCCACCCATCAAACACCGTCAAAGGAGACAGAGGCAGACAG GCTCAGCTGGTGAAGGACCGGAACTCTATGCTGCGTTTGACGAGCATCGGGTCGGATGACGACGACGACACGGATGGCGGAGAGCGAGACAGAGCTGTGAGCAGCGGCGGCAGCACCGAGCACCACCGGCGCGTTCAGATGACTTGGACCAAAGAGAAGACCTCACAGTACAGAGCAACACACTCTGGCTGCTCCACACCGGAAGGCTTCAGAGACATGCTGAGCATCAGGCC GGACCACTCCAACGTCAGGCGGATGCACACTGCTGTCAAACTGAATGAGGTCATCGTCAACAAATCCCACGATGCCCGGCTTGTTTTGCTCAACATGCCAGGACCTCCCAGGAACACTGAGGGAGATGAGAACT ACATGGAGTTCTTGGAAGTTCTAACTGAAGGTTTGGAGCGTGTCCTGTTAGTCCGAGGTGGAGGAAGTGAAGTCATCACCATCTACTCCTGA